One region of uncultured Methanolobus sp. genomic DNA includes:
- a CDS encoding pyridoxal phosphate-dependent aminotransferase yields the protein MDSNKQHSLSNDAYKIEGQPMFKVLQKVQKREEKGENIIHFEIGDPDFNTPNNIIEAVYRSMKDGFTHYTDSMGMPKFREVVSKATLRSRGFAPSLDQILVTPGANIIIYLAVKCLANPGDEVIVPDPGFPTYYSVLKFCDVVPVRIPLREENKFRMDPDDVRKAITPKTKLIIINSPNNPTGSVMKAGEMDEIFNIAKENDIYLLSDEIYSRMMYDTEERFHSPSMNDACLETTIVANGFSKAFAMTGWRLGVAIGPEDIIEKMGLLVQTLISCTPPFIQHAGIAAIEGEQSEVELMMDEYKARRDFLVAGLNKLPGITCLKNEGAFYVFPNITGTGMNSEEFADFMLKNAKVALLPGTNFGHFGEGYVRLSYATSLENIEKGLKRMNEALNKIQE from the coding sequence ATGGATTCCAATAAACAACATTCACTCTCAAACGATGCTTACAAGATAGAAGGCCAACCTATGTTCAAAGTCCTCCAGAAAGTACAGAAAAGGGAGGAAAAGGGAGAAAACATAATTCATTTTGAAATTGGCGATCCGGACTTCAATACCCCCAACAATATAATAGAAGCTGTTTATAGGTCAATGAAAGACGGATTTACTCACTATACTGATTCCATGGGAATGCCGAAATTCAGAGAAGTTGTCAGCAAAGCTACATTAAGATCAAGAGGATTTGCTCCGTCACTCGATCAAATACTTGTTACACCGGGAGCGAACATTATTATATACCTTGCTGTAAAATGCCTTGCAAACCCGGGTGACGAGGTCATTGTTCCTGACCCGGGTTTTCCTACCTACTATTCTGTACTGAAGTTTTGTGATGTGGTACCTGTCAGGATTCCTCTCAGGGAAGAGAACAAGTTCAGAATGGACCCTGATGATGTAAGAAAAGCCATCACACCAAAAACAAAGCTCATTATAATCAATTCCCCTAACAACCCAACCGGTTCAGTGATGAAGGCAGGGGAAATGGATGAAATATTCAATATCGCGAAAGAGAACGATATATACCTTCTCAGTGATGAGATATATTCACGCATGATGTACGATACTGAAGAGCGGTTCCATAGTCCTTCAATGAACGATGCGTGCCTGGAAACCACAATTGTGGCTAATGGATTCAGTAAAGCCTTTGCAATGACAGGATGGAGACTTGGAGTTGCCATCGGACCTGAAGATATTATTGAAAAAATGGGCCTACTGGTCCAGACATTGATTTCGTGCACACCACCTTTCATTCAACATGCAGGAATAGCAGCCATAGAAGGGGAACAATCCGAAGTAGAGTTAATGATGGACGAGTACAAAGCGCGCAGAGACTTCCTTGTGGCCGGTCTGAATAAGCTTCCTGGAATTACATGCCTGAAAAATGAAGGAGCTTTCTATGTATTTCCAAACATCACAGGAACAGGGATGAATAGCGAGGAATTTGCAGATTTTATGCTCAAGAACGCAAAGGTTGCGTTACTACCAGGAACAAATTTCGGACATTTCGGTGAGGGATACGTCAGGCTGTCTTATGCCACGAGTCTGGAAAACATCGAAAAAGGATTGAAGAGAATGAATGAAGCTTTAAACAAAATTCAGGAGTAA
- a CDS encoding thiamine pyrophosphate-binding protein, with the protein MIRVADYIADFIVEKGVKHAFMLSGGGIMHLTDGLACKKEKLEAICCHHEQAASMALEAYSRTSENFGVGYFTTGPGATNAVTGLVGAWVDSVPCMFISGQVKRKETIYNANIPGLRQFGVQEVNIIPVVESITKYSVMINEPEMIRYHLEKAFYMAKSGRPGPVWIDIPLDVQGALIDPKQMKGFDEPETSSIHDTKDIEQVVALVKESSRPVILAGQGIRLAGAVDKLSDFCGKYDIPVVTSYLGIDSIDSYNKCFTGRIGIKGDRAGNLAMQNSDLLIVIGSSLPVAEIGYDYDQFAREAKIIVVDIELASHLKNTIKIDMLIQDDAKEFIEKMDDFIEPENMVSKEDWLKTCTQWSNKYPVCLPEYADLKEKINKYYFINKLSEICEEDDVIVTDAGSAFYAGSQGVKLKKGMRYITSGGLATMGYSLPASIGASLANDRKRIMCITGDGSFQQNIQELQTVLHYGLPIKIFVLNNEGYLSIRFTQGKYFEQRFIGESKDSGVSFPSLESISNAYGIKYFRADKNSQLKNILEAVMDHNGPVICEIINPRDQLIIPTVASEKLEDGSMVSKPLEDMYPFLERDEFKNEMIIDTIHE; encoded by the coding sequence ATGATCCGTGTGGCAGATTATATAGCTGATTTTATTGTAGAAAAAGGTGTCAAGCATGCTTTCATGTTGTCAGGTGGCGGAATCATGCACCTCACAGACGGTCTCGCATGCAAAAAGGAGAAGCTGGAAGCAATCTGCTGCCACCATGAACAGGCTGCATCCATGGCTCTTGAAGCTTATTCAAGGACATCAGAGAACTTCGGTGTAGGTTACTTTACCACAGGTCCCGGGGCCACAAATGCAGTTACAGGTCTTGTTGGAGCTTGGGTAGACTCCGTGCCATGCATGTTCATATCAGGACAGGTTAAACGAAAAGAAACGATTTATAATGCAAATATCCCTGGTTTAAGGCAATTTGGTGTTCAGGAAGTCAATATAATACCCGTGGTAGAGTCAATCACAAAATATTCAGTAATGATAAATGAACCGGAGATGATCAGGTACCACCTTGAAAAAGCATTCTACATGGCAAAGAGTGGAAGACCCGGACCGGTATGGATAGACATACCCCTTGACGTGCAGGGAGCACTGATTGATCCCAAACAAATGAAGGGATTCGATGAACCGGAAACTTCGTCCATCCATGATACAAAAGATATAGAACAGGTTGTAGCATTAGTAAAAGAATCATCAAGACCTGTTATTCTGGCCGGTCAGGGAATAAGACTGGCAGGTGCTGTTGATAAGCTTTCAGATTTTTGTGGAAAGTACGATATTCCTGTGGTTACTTCCTACCTTGGCATTGATTCAATAGACAGTTACAATAAATGCTTTACTGGCAGGATCGGAATAAAAGGAGATCGTGCCGGAAACCTTGCAATGCAAAATTCAGATCTGTTAATAGTAATAGGTAGTAGTCTGCCTGTTGCTGAGATCGGGTATGACTATGACCAGTTTGCCAGAGAAGCAAAGATTATTGTTGTGGATATAGAATTAGCTTCCCACCTCAAAAATACGATAAAGATAGATATGTTGATACAGGATGATGCAAAAGAGTTCATTGAAAAGATGGATGATTTCATTGAACCTGAAAATATGGTCTCAAAGGAGGATTGGCTAAAAACCTGCACACAGTGGAGCAATAAATATCCTGTTTGTCTTCCGGAATATGCTGATTTGAAAGAAAAAATCAACAAATATTACTTTATCAATAAACTTTCTGAAATATGCGAAGAGGATGATGTTATAGTCACGGATGCAGGATCTGCATTCTATGCAGGATCGCAGGGTGTCAAATTGAAGAAAGGAATGCGGTATATCACATCCGGAGGATTGGCAACCATGGGCTATAGCCTCCCTGCAAGTATCGGGGCAAGCCTGGCCAATGACAGGAAAAGAATAATGTGTATCACAGGCGATGGATCGTTCCAGCAAAACATCCAGGAACTGCAGACCGTGCTACATTATGGATTACCGATCAAGATATTTGTACTCAACAACGAAGGGTACCTTTCCATACGTTTCACTCAGGGCAAGTATTTTGAACAGAGGTTTATAGGTGAGAGTAAGGATTCAGGTGTTTCTTTCCCTAGTCTTGAAAGTATATCAAATGCTTATGGTATTAAATATTTCAGAGCAGATAAGAACTCACAGCTTAAAAATATACTTGAAGCAGTAATGGATCACAACGGACCTGTCATCTGTGAAATAATAAATCCAAGGGACCAGCTCATAATACCAACAGTTGCATCTGAAAAACTTGAAGACGGAAGTATGGTATCAAAACCTCTTGAGGACATGTATCCTTTCCTTGAACGCGATGAATTCAAAAATGAAATGATAATAGATACCATACATGAATAA
- a CDS encoding NAD-dependent epimerase/dehydratase family protein: MSQKVLITGATGFVGSNLAHRLIEEGYEVHVLTRRSSDKWRLADMESTIHNHSADLLEAEKLENIVKDIQPDIVFHLATMGIYGGVHSPEKNVIENNLFGTINLINACNEIDYTCFVNTGSSSEYGPKSEPMKESDRCEPVNVYGISKCASTNYSTLIAKTKDKPIINLRLFSPYGPYDDSRRLIPYVISNALCGNKLQLADSCAVRDYVYIDDVLDIYMKSINLAGRYKGEIFNVGRGESISVKYVVKKVLEISLSKSAVEWNTFYGRDHDCSKWEADTKKTSQYFKWEPEYSMEDGIRKTIQWFKSNPQLMNKHY; this comes from the coding sequence ATGTCGCAGAAAGTATTGATCACAGGTGCAACGGGCTTTGTGGGTTCAAATCTTGCACACAGGCTCATTGAAGAAGGGTATGAGGTCCATGTACTTACAAGGAGATCATCTGACAAGTGGAGACTTGCAGATATGGAAAGCACGATCCATAATCACTCTGCCGACCTGCTGGAAGCTGAAAAGCTGGAAAACATTGTAAAGGATATACAACCAGATATTGTGTTCCATCTTGCAACTATGGGTATTTATGGAGGAGTCCATTCTCCTGAAAAGAATGTAATAGAGAACAATCTGTTTGGAACTATCAATTTAATAAACGCCTGCAATGAAATTGATTACACATGTTTTGTTAATACAGGTAGTTCATCAGAATACGGACCAAAATCAGAACCTATGAAAGAAAGTGATAGGTGTGAACCTGTGAATGTATATGGCATATCAAAATGTGCTTCAACCAATTACAGCACCCTTATCGCCAAGACAAAAGACAAACCAATTATCAATCTAAGACTTTTCTCCCCATATGGACCCTATGATGATTCCAGAAGATTGATACCCTACGTAATATCTAATGCACTTTGTGGCAACAAATTACAACTTGCGGATAGTTGTGCGGTCAGGGACTATGTCTACATCGATGATGTCCTGGATATTTATATGAAAAGTATAAACCTTGCAGGCAGGTACAAAGGGGAAATCTTCAATGTTGGAAGGGGCGAAAGTATCAGTGTCAAATATGTAGTTAAAAAAGTGCTTGAGATATCGTTGTCAAAAAGTGCAGTGGAATGGAACACTTTCTACGGAAGGGACCATGATTGCAGTAAATGGGAAGCGGATACTAAAAAAACCAGTCAGTACTTTAAATGGGAACCTGAATACAGCATGGAAGATGGAATCAGGAAAACTATTCAGTGGTTTAAAAGCAATCCCCAACTTATGAATAAACATTACTAA